From the genome of Seriola aureovittata isolate HTS-2021-v1 ecotype China chromosome 6, ASM2101889v1, whole genome shotgun sequence, one region includes:
- the her6 gene encoding hairy-related 6, with product MPADMMEKTSSSPVAATPASMNTTPDKPKTASEHRKSSKPIMEKRRRARINESLGQLKTLILDALKKDSSRHSKLEKADILEMTVKHLRNLQRAQMTAALNTDPTVLGKYRAGFSECMNEVTRFLSTCEGVNTEVRTRLLGHLANCMTQINAMNYPSQHQHQHQLPSTAGPTHPSFGQSMVQIPSSSPQVLPMNAVSCKGGSSPASLPSDATKVYGGFQIVPATDGQFAFLIPNAAFAPNGPVIPVYANNVSTPVPVPAAISPGAPSGNTDSVWRPW from the exons ATGCCTGCCGATATGATGGAAaaaacctcctcctctccggTTGCTGCAACCCCGGCAAGCATGAACACAACTCCCGATAAACCCAAGACAGCCTCAGAGCACAGAAAG TCATCCAAGCCAATTatggaaaagaggagaagagccAGAATCAACGAGAGCTTGGGGCAACTGAAAACTCTCATCCTGGATGCGCTCAAAAAAGAT AGCTCCAGACACTCCAAGCTGGAGAAGGCGGACATCCTGGAGATGACGGTGAAGCATCTCCGGAACCTCCAGAGGGCTCAGATGACCG ctgcccTGAACACAGACCCCACTGTTTTGGGAAAATACCGAGCCGGTTTCAGCGAGTGCATGAATGAAGTCACCCGGTTCCTGTCCACCTGCGAAGGTGTCAACACCGAGGTCAGGACGCGGCTGCTCGGTCACCTGGCCAACTGCATGACCCAGATTAACGCAATGAACTATCCCAGCCAGCATCAGCACCAACACCAGCTCCCCTCCACCGCCGGGCCAACACACCCGTCATTCGGCCAGTCCATGGTGCAGATCCCCAGCTCGTCCCCGCAGGTCCTGCCCATGAACGCGGTTTCCTGTAAAGGCGGCTCGTCGCCTGCGAGTTTACCTTCAGACGCCACCAAAGTGTACGGCGGTTTCCAGATCGTGCCTGCCACAGACGGACAGTTTGCATTCCTCATTCCCAATGCGGCATTTGCGCCAAACGGCCCCGTTATCCCCGTGTACGCCAACAACGTCAGCACGCCGGTCCCTGTGCCGGCTGCGATTTCCCCAGGAGCCCCGTCAGGCAACACGGACTCAGTGTGGCGACCCTGGTGA